A region of Sphingobium baderi DNA encodes the following proteins:
- the thiE gene encoding thiamine phosphate synthase, producing MTDFTEEELALDPRFADQFERGFRPACKLYLISPPAIDAAFTDRLAAALDGGEVAAFQLRLKGIDDHAIARAAEPLQKLCADREVAFIVNDSVALAKRLGADGVHLGQSDGDPREARSILGPSAQIGVTCHDSRHLAMEAGEAGADYVAFGAFYPTTTKETRHRPEPSILSWWVTLFELPCVAIGGITAENAAPLVAAGADFLAVSSAVWSHADGPGAGVAAFAPLLATKG from the coding sequence ATGACTGACTTCACCGAAGAAGAACTGGCCCTCGATCCGCGATTCGCTGACCAGTTCGAGCGGGGCTTTCGTCCCGCCTGCAAGCTCTACCTGATTTCTCCGCCCGCCATCGATGCGGCCTTCACCGACCGTCTTGCCGCCGCCCTGGACGGAGGGGAGGTTGCCGCCTTCCAGCTTCGGCTGAAAGGGATCGATGACCATGCCATCGCCCGCGCCGCCGAGCCGCTGCAAAAGCTCTGCGCTGACCGCGAAGTCGCCTTCATCGTCAATGACAGCGTCGCCCTCGCCAAGCGCCTGGGCGCGGATGGCGTGCATCTGGGCCAGTCCGATGGCGACCCGCGTGAAGCCCGCAGCATCCTGGGCCCCTCGGCCCAGATCGGCGTCACCTGCCACGACAGCCGCCACCTTGCGATGGAAGCGGGCGAGGCGGGGGCGGATTACGTCGCTTTCGGCGCCTTCTATCCCACCACGACGAAGGAAACGCGCCATCGCCCGGAGCCATCTATCCTGAGTTGGTGGGTCACATTGTTTGAATTGCCCTGTGTCGCGATTGGCGGCATCACGGCGGAGAACGCGGCTCCGCTCGTCGCGGCAGGCGCCGATTTCCTCGCGGTCAGCAGCGCGGTCTGGAGCCATGCGGATGGCCCGGGGGCAGGCGTGGCAGCCTTCGCGCCGTTACTTGCCACCAAAGGCTGA
- a CDS encoding fructose bisphosphate aldolase yields the protein MLDQEMTNKIADGNGFIAALDQSGGSTPKALKGYGVEEDAWSTEEEMFGLIHGMRSRIITSPAFAGDKVLGAILFERTMDGQAGGQPVPQALIERGVVPFIKIDKGLEDEANGVQLMKPMPELDALLKRAKALGVYGTKERSVINLANREGIAAIVKQQFEVGQQVLAAGLMPIIEPEVNIKSPERAEADQILLEEILKNLDALPGDDKVMLKLSLPAKSGLFDPLVDHPRVLRVVALSGGFKRPEACVELAKNRGIIASFSRALLEDLRHQMSDDEFNASLGGAIEEIYNASTAKTPVAA from the coding sequence ATGCTGGATCAGGAAATGACCAACAAGATAGCGGACGGCAACGGCTTTATCGCTGCCCTCGACCAGAGCGGCGGTTCGACGCCCAAGGCGCTCAAGGGCTATGGCGTCGAAGAAGACGCCTGGTCGACTGAAGAGGAAATGTTCGGCTTGATCCATGGCATGCGTAGTCGGATCATCACATCGCCAGCCTTCGCCGGCGACAAGGTGCTGGGCGCGATCCTGTTCGAGCGGACCATGGACGGGCAGGCGGGCGGACAGCCCGTGCCGCAGGCGCTGATCGAGCGCGGCGTCGTCCCCTTCATCAAGATCGACAAGGGCCTTGAGGACGAAGCGAATGGCGTCCAGCTCATGAAGCCGATGCCGGAACTGGATGCGCTGCTGAAGCGTGCCAAGGCGCTGGGCGTCTACGGCACCAAGGAACGCTCGGTCATCAACCTCGCCAACCGCGAGGGCATCGCCGCTATCGTCAAGCAGCAGTTCGAAGTTGGCCAACAGGTGCTTGCCGCCGGTCTGATGCCGATCATCGAGCCGGAAGTGAACATCAAGTCGCCCGAACGGGCCGAAGCCGACCAGATATTGCTGGAGGAAATCCTCAAGAATCTCGACGCGCTGCCGGGCGATGACAAGGTGATGCTCAAGCTTTCGCTTCCCGCCAAGTCCGGCTTGTTCGATCCGCTGGTCGACCATCCCCGCGTGTTGCGCGTCGTGGCGCTGTCGGGCGGCTTCAAGCGCCCCGAAGCCTGCGTCGAACTCGCCAAGAACCGGGGCATCATCGCCAGCTTCAGCCGCGCGCTGCTGGAAGACCTGCGCCACCAGATGAGCGATGATGAATTCAACGCCTCGCTGGGCGGGGCGATCGAGGAAATCTACAACGCTTCGACCGCCAAGACCCCGGTCGCGGCCTGA